From Enterococcus mundtii, the proteins below share one genomic window:
- a CDS encoding S1 RNA-binding domain-containing protein — protein MNELLANVFTAMVIDENEKNYFVQKNGQTFRLSKEEGEHTIGEAVEGFGYQNQKQENRFTTVIPKSRIGHYAFGTVTSSRKDLGVFVDIGLPDKDFVVSLDELPTMTELWPKKGDQLMIALRVDAKDRIWGSLAEERIFKSLSKQGSEELKNKNISGIAYRLKLTGTYLLTDDFYIGFIHPSERYREPRLGEKVEGRVVGARPDGVLNISLKPRAHETISDDAQMILTILERSADQQIAFTDKSDPDEIMRAFGISKGAFKRAIGNLLKQGLIKQEDGVTKLAKKSN, from the coding sequence ATGAACGAATTATTAGCAAATGTCTTTACCGCAATGGTGATTGACGAAAATGAAAAAAATTATTTTGTCCAGAAAAATGGACAAACTTTCCGTTTAAGTAAAGAGGAAGGGGAGCATACGATCGGCGAAGCAGTCGAAGGGTTTGGTTACCAGAATCAAAAACAAGAAAATCGTTTTACAACGGTGATCCCGAAGAGTCGCATCGGACATTATGCCTTTGGAACAGTCACTTCTTCAAGAAAAGATCTAGGTGTCTTTGTTGATATTGGTTTACCGGATAAAGATTTTGTTGTTTCACTGGATGAGCTACCTACAATGACTGAGTTGTGGCCTAAAAAAGGTGATCAGTTGATGATCGCTTTACGTGTCGACGCGAAAGATCGCATTTGGGGAAGTTTAGCAGAAGAAAGAATCTTCAAATCACTAAGTAAGCAAGGTTCAGAAGAATTGAAAAATAAAAACATCTCAGGAATCGCTTATCGTTTGAAGCTGACGGGAACGTATTTGCTGACGGATGATTTTTATATTGGGTTCATCCATCCTTCAGAACGTTACCGCGAACCACGTTTAGGTGAAAAAGTAGAAGGACGCGTAGTTGGGGCTAGACCTGATGGTGTGTTGAATATCTCTTTGAAACCACGTGCACATGAAACGATTTCTGATGATGCACAAATGATCTTAACGATTTTAGAACGTTCGGCAGATCAACAAATCGCATTCACTGACAAATCAGATCCAGATGAGATCATGCGTGCGTTTGGAATCAGTAAAGGAGCATTTAAGCGTGCGATTGGTAATTTATTGAAACAAGGATTGATCAAACAAGAGGATGGCGTGACGAAATTAGCAAAAAAATCTAATTGA